In one Paenibacillus sp. JQZ6Y-1 genomic region, the following are encoded:
- a CDS encoding ArsR/SmtB family transcription factor: protein MNLDISEKSLPVYEALASNVRHKIIQLLAERPMNIRELAEAVGLTSAIVSMHVKKLEKAAIISTNMQPGKGGVQKVCMLQVEEANIIFPNKVEHLRQYHESEISIGHYTDLQVEPTCGLASTDNFIGQVDDTRYFFDAERFQAKILWFSEGFIEYKIPNFLLSTENPLELLISLEISSEAPLTDNRFPSDITFYLNEVKLGTWTSPGDYGDKRGKYNPPWWPDIVNQYGLLKHLQVTREGTYMDGIKISEVDLDQVNVRDRQWSLRIAVETTSEHVGGLTLFGRGFGNYNQDIVFRLYYDKIVRPSLQQAEEQPQP, encoded by the coding sequence ATGAATCTGGACATTTCGGAAAAATCATTGCCTGTGTATGAAGCCCTTGCCAGCAATGTACGTCACAAAATCATTCAACTGCTTGCCGAACGACCGATGAATATCCGCGAATTGGCGGAAGCGGTGGGATTAACCAGCGCCATCGTATCCATGCACGTAAAAAAGCTGGAAAAAGCGGCAATCATTTCAACGAATATGCAGCCCGGTAAAGGCGGCGTGCAAAAAGTGTGTATGCTTCAGGTGGAGGAAGCGAATATCATTTTCCCCAACAAAGTGGAGCATCTGCGCCAGTACCACGAAAGCGAAATCTCGATTGGACATTATACCGATCTTCAAGTGGAGCCTACTTGCGGGCTGGCTTCAACTGACAACTTTATCGGTCAGGTGGATGATACTCGTTATTTCTTTGATGCAGAGCGCTTTCAAGCGAAAATTCTGTGGTTTAGCGAAGGCTTTATCGAGTACAAAATCCCGAATTTCCTGCTATCGACCGAGAATCCGCTGGAGCTACTCATTTCATTGGAAATCTCTTCGGAAGCACCGCTTACCGATAATCGTTTTCCGTCGGATATCACCTTCTATCTGAATGAAGTTAAGCTAGGCACATGGACCAGTCCCGGCGATTATGGCGACAAACGAGGCAAGTACAATCCGCCTTGGTGGCCGGATATTGTGAACCAATATGGTCTGCTCAAGCATCTGCAAGTCACGCGCGAAGGCACCTATATGGACGGCATCAAAATCTCCGAGGTTGATCTGGATCAAGTAAATGTACGTGATCGTCAGTGGAGCCTGCGTATTGCGGTGGAGACGACGTCCGAACATGTCGGTGGATTGACGCTGTTTGGACGCGGCTTTGGTAACTACAATCAGGATATTGTCTTCCGACTGTATTACGACAAAATCGTCCGTCCATCCTTGCAGCAAGCGGAAGAGCAACCTCAGCCATAA
- a CDS encoding methyl-accepting chemotaxis protein gives MNIRMKLYGVFTVMILIVIIVAGISGYATRYMNTSYEDLLNGRVENIMAIKDLKYMAADETKYMRGYLLTGRQDQLDYLNQAKKDMATELVTLRTVLADSNPQLLEEFASVQTEYGKLTDQLVVLKQAGNEAEYTEVVATQCVPMAQQLAEKAQQMEDYERQQLNLAKADNAAVVKHVLWTMVIAVIVAVLLGLVIAGLVVRMFSRPIQMVADSAREIADGNLTIPDIHLQSRDELHQMAESFNLMKNKLRDLMKVIAISSEQMASASEQLYANAEEGISVAETAARMVTEISDSAAVQKTQVNMNNERLEEGAESIGHIVEATSQVSRSSERVLHEVDQGNHNVQHTISQMSVIDGTVQETATSLYKLAEHSQEIATIVQVIRDIASQTNLLSLNASIEAARAGEHGQGFAVVASEVKKLSDYSSQSAGQITTKIEDMIQNMAYTVSKMEEGARQVQSGTEAVQQMGQIFNTVQDTIRLVTSQVEEAFRSSDELANASKHIMAAENNIAGMSESITSRSVNAANASNQQVEMMREISGAADSLSQLSMELQQEVQRFKI, from the coding sequence ATGAATATTAGGATGAAGCTGTATGGCGTATTTACAGTCATGATTCTGATTGTCATTATTGTGGCTGGCATCAGCGGATATGCTACCCGCTACATGAATACCAGTTATGAGGATTTACTCAACGGCAGAGTAGAGAATATTATGGCTATTAAGGATTTAAAATATATGGCTGCGGATGAGACCAAGTATATGCGCGGTTATTTGTTAACTGGTCGACAGGATCAATTGGATTATTTGAATCAAGCTAAAAAAGATATGGCTACCGAACTTGTAACTTTGCGAACAGTACTGGCAGACAGTAATCCACAACTGCTGGAGGAATTTGCTAGCGTACAAACGGAATACGGCAAATTGACAGATCAGCTAGTTGTACTCAAACAAGCTGGGAATGAAGCAGAATATACGGAAGTCGTAGCGACGCAGTGTGTGCCAATGGCTCAACAGCTTGCCGAGAAAGCGCAGCAAATGGAGGATTATGAGCGTCAACAACTGAATCTCGCCAAAGCTGATAATGCTGCGGTCGTGAAGCATGTATTATGGACGATGGTTATTGCGGTCATCGTTGCGGTATTGCTAGGATTGGTTATTGCTGGACTGGTCGTTCGTATGTTTTCTCGTCCCATCCAAATGGTCGCTGATTCTGCACGGGAAATTGCCGACGGCAATCTGACGATCCCAGATATTCATTTACAATCACGCGATGAACTGCACCAGATGGCAGAATCATTTAACCTGATGAAAAACAAACTGCGTGATTTGATGAAAGTGATTGCTATTAGCTCCGAGCAGATGGCGTCCGCGTCTGAGCAGCTGTATGCAAATGCCGAGGAAGGGATTAGTGTTGCCGAAACGGCTGCCCGAATGGTGACTGAAATCTCCGACTCTGCGGCTGTGCAGAAAACGCAGGTGAATATGAACAATGAACGCTTGGAGGAAGGAGCGGAAAGCATTGGTCATATCGTTGAGGCTACCTCGCAAGTATCACGTTCGTCTGAGCGTGTATTGCATGAGGTGGATCAAGGGAATCACAACGTACAGCACACCATTTCACAGATGAGTGTAATTGATGGAACCGTACAGGAAACAGCGACCTCGTTATATAAATTGGCGGAACACTCGCAAGAGATTGCTACCATTGTACAGGTAATCCGCGATATTGCCAGTCAGACCAATCTGCTGTCGCTGAATGCGTCGATTGAAGCGGCGCGTGCAGGTGAGCATGGACAGGGCTTTGCTGTAGTTGCCAGCGAAGTGAAGAAGCTATCTGATTATTCCAGCCAGTCTGCTGGTCAGATCACGACCAAGATCGAAGATATGATTCAAAATATGGCGTATACCGTATCCAAAATGGAAGAGGGCGCACGTCAGGTACAGAGCGGTACAGAAGCAGTTCAGCAAATGGGTCAAATCTTCAATACGGTACAGGATACGATTCGATTGGTTACCTCACAGGTAGAAGAAGCCTTCCGTTCATCCGATGAACTCGCAAACGCATCCAAGCATATTATGGCAGCAGAGAACAATATCGCTGGTATGTCGGAAAGCATTACGTCTCGCTCTGTGAATGCTGCTAATGCTTCCAATCAACAGGTAGAAATGATGCGTGAAATCTCTGGCGCTGCCGATTCCCTCAGCCAGCTGTCGATGGAATTGCAACAGGAAGTACAGCGTTTCAAAATTTAA
- a CDS encoding quaternary amine ABC transporter ATP-binding protein, translated as MSILEIKNVSKLFGPHAEQGAKLLDQGWTKEKMAKEKQTTVGVNRVNMEINEGEIFVIMGLSGSGKSTLVRMFNRLIEPTSGEILVHGKDLRKMNKEQLRTVRRKTISMVFQKFALFPHRTVLDNVEYGLEIQKVPKAQRREKALTSLELVGLKGWGEKMPDELSGGMQQRVGLARALANDPEVLLMDEAFSALDPLIRRDMQDELLELQEKMKKTIIFITHDLDEALRIGDRIALMKDGAVVQIGTPEEIMIQPANSYVERFVEDVDLSKVLTAAHVMRRPETITLDRGPRVALELMRERGISNLFVIDRSKKMLGIITAEDAATAVRQQQKLEDILIKDVPYVEPERMLNDLFEMVSTAKLPVAVVDERERLTGVIVRGALLGALAGEVQNEEVALNA; from the coding sequence ATGTCTATTCTGGAAATTAAAAATGTCAGCAAACTGTTTGGCCCACATGCAGAACAGGGTGCAAAACTGTTGGATCAAGGCTGGACTAAAGAAAAAATGGCGAAAGAAAAGCAGACCACCGTCGGCGTTAACCGTGTCAACATGGAGATCAACGAAGGCGAAATCTTCGTTATCATGGGTCTGTCCGGTAGTGGTAAATCCACACTGGTGCGTATGTTCAACCGTCTGATCGAGCCAACATCCGGCGAGATTCTGGTACATGGTAAAGACTTGCGCAAAATGAACAAAGAACAACTGCGTACCGTACGTCGGAAAACGATCAGTATGGTGTTCCAAAAATTCGCACTGTTCCCACACCGTACGGTACTGGACAACGTCGAATACGGTCTAGAAATTCAAAAAGTACCAAAAGCACAGCGCCGCGAAAAAGCTCTGACTTCGCTGGAACTTGTTGGACTCAAAGGTTGGGGCGAGAAAATGCCGGATGAGCTGAGTGGTGGTATGCAGCAACGTGTCGGTCTGGCACGTGCACTTGCAAATGATCCTGAAGTGCTGCTGATGGACGAAGCCTTCAGCGCACTTGACCCACTGATCCGTCGCGATATGCAGGATGAGCTGCTAGAACTGCAAGAAAAAATGAAAAAAACGATCATCTTCATTACACATGATCTGGATGAAGCACTGCGTATCGGTGACCGCATCGCTCTGATGAAAGACGGCGCTGTCGTACAAATCGGTACACCGGAAGAAATTATGATCCAACCGGCAAACTCCTATGTAGAACGCTTCGTAGAAGATGTCGATCTGTCCAAAGTATTGACTGCGGCACATGTGATGCGCAGACCGGAAACGATCACACTGGATCGCGGACCTCGTGTTGCACTGGAACTGATGCGCGAACGCGGGATTTCCAATCTGTTCGTCATCGACCGCTCCAAAAAAATGCTTGGTATTATTACAGCCGAAGATGCAGCTACTGCTGTTCGTCAACAGCAGAAGCTTGAAGATATTCTCATTAAAGATGTTCCGTATGTAGAGCCTGAGCGCATGCTGAATGATCTGTTTGAAATGGTAAGTACAGCTAAACTGCCAGTTGCCGTCGTGGATGAAAGAGAACGCCTGACAGGTGTCATCGTACGCGGCGCACTGCTGGGCGCATTGGCTGGAGAAGTTCAGAACGAGGAGGTTGCTTTAAATGCCTAA
- a CDS encoding NucA/NucB deoxyribonuclease domain-containing protein — protein MSSKKKWALLTAILVAIVMYLITGKLDLSHVTNQLPTSGTTTTRQSSQADYTLQFPSDRYPKTGAHIRDAIAAGESAICTIDRSGADANRKQSLKGTPTRKGYDRDEWPMAMCEEGGAGADIRYVTPSDNRGAGSWISNQLDNYPDGTRVLFEVK, from the coding sequence ATGTCATCTAAGAAAAAGTGGGCGCTACTAACCGCTATCCTTGTTGCTATTGTGATGTATCTGATTACGGGCAAGCTGGATTTGTCGCATGTGACCAATCAATTGCCAACATCGGGTACAACGACTACACGGCAGAGCAGTCAAGCCGATTATACACTACAGTTTCCGTCCGACCGTTATCCGAAGACTGGCGCACACATCCGCGATGCGATTGCCGCAGGTGAATCGGCAATCTGTACGATTGATCGCTCTGGTGCAGACGCTAATCGCAAGCAATCGCTGAAGGGTACACCTACTCGCAAAGGCTATGATCGTGACGAATGGCCGATGGCGATGTGTGAAGAGGGTGGAGCTGGTGCGGATATACGATATGTCACACCATCGGATAATCGAGGGGCAGGTTCATGGATTAGTAACCAATTAGACAATTATCCAGATGGCACCCGTGTATTATTTGAGGTAAAATAA
- a CDS encoding S8 family serine peptidase gives MTKFHVLRRLSTVSMAALLAAGTIWTPGAAYATDLGTAESPYILEQKTLPDHLIGLNSSSEEHVISPNINTGSKANTRVIVQLTTQPAAVGEYASQLGLQSLAAESTESTVNKQQTDLISRALAKGINLHVNYRYNTVLNGIEITIPANQIPQLAELDGVKSIYENSTYYTIPVQDPPSLTATQATYDASPLSLIGAQTAWAKGLTGKGVKVGVIDTGVDYYHPDLKDAYKGGYDSVDKDKDPYEDRPLSVEEDPYGTGFTGTSHGTHVSGTIVGRAANKTSDIVQKGVAYGADLYAYRVLSRNPETNRASGSSAQVIDGIEHAVKDGMDVINLSLGSDSEKNVNSPDSVAINNAVLSGVTAVVANGNAAAAGYYYYSMGSPASAQLAISVGASSTPYSLYTATVTASVYGDKPAAASAGSNVNYLDGNGPTVSQNVYDDEQSYGLNVMGWHVAQEDFASILGTKALDGVFVGLGADADYEGKDVKGKVVLVSRGNLPFVDKMTNAHKYGAKAIIIFNGNAKASNANEADLSESISGRDGHIGSTAFIGEGFDYVPTFDLAGKEGRALARKALNNDGEVSFTFGSSYPKTEVPGDYMADFSSRGPNQDGLLGIKPDVSAPGVGIRSSIPAYGKYIKDASYSEAYERENGTSMASPHVAGMAVLLKQEHPNWSPFDIRAALANTADNLSDPDGTPYDVYSQGAGRANVGSAVYTPAVLQTVEDITILDKNWNKTKVTNYNPSAAFGVITAGGNAVDKTLQLKNTSGSSVTYKASVKLHADVTSDPYAPTATPDVSNITATLKGVNADGSVTAAAGQASQFALSVQASAAAAEGPYEGEVVLTASGYPTLHLPFVAHVGKDDPDSGLGLQEVTVSEPKITLNGKQDSTDVGFRLLTSDTNVLELYAYNLEDEYVGTLAQATQTPTEQGYPVFAPGHYQFSNVDNVYIGQDAAGKPVYKVLGKGVYKLELVAYNMDANGTVNQSSIKRAYASYRIDATEKDRVNTAARAFNYILDGNNVLGQPVLNLPQDNRLTYTVVSSSDVKYVDNKGTLIKYPYTDYRIARLQIQITSASDPTVKKTVNALVKINKQK, from the coding sequence TTGACGAAATTCCATGTTTTACGCAGGTTGTCCACTGTATCTATGGCGGCATTGCTCGCTGCCGGAACGATCTGGACACCGGGAGCCGCATACGCCACTGATCTAGGAACTGCCGAATCGCCATACATACTGGAGCAGAAGACATTGCCAGACCATCTTATTGGTCTGAATAGCAGCAGTGAAGAGCATGTAATCTCTCCAAATATCAATACCGGCAGCAAAGCCAACACTCGCGTTATCGTACAGCTGACAACACAGCCAGCTGCTGTAGGTGAATATGCTTCACAGCTTGGCTTGCAGTCGCTTGCTGCTGAATCGACGGAAAGCACGGTCAACAAACAGCAAACCGATCTGATCAGTCGTGCGCTTGCCAAAGGCATCAATCTGCATGTCAATTATCGCTATAATACGGTACTGAACGGAATTGAGATTACGATTCCTGCCAATCAGATTCCACAGCTGGCTGAATTGGATGGAGTCAAATCCATTTATGAAAACAGCACCTACTACACGATTCCTGTACAAGACCCTCCATCGCTGACGGCAACTCAAGCTACATATGATGCCTCTCCATTGTCCCTTATCGGTGCGCAGACCGCGTGGGCAAAAGGATTGACTGGTAAAGGTGTGAAAGTCGGTGTCATTGATACTGGCGTCGATTATTATCACCCGGATCTGAAGGATGCCTACAAAGGCGGCTATGATTCCGTAGACAAGGACAAAGATCCATATGAAGATCGTCCGCTGTCTGTTGAAGAAGATCCATATGGCACTGGCTTCACCGGCACATCGCACGGTACACATGTATCGGGTACCATTGTCGGTCGCGCTGCCAATAAAACAAGTGATATCGTACAAAAAGGCGTAGCGTACGGAGCCGATCTGTATGCTTACCGTGTATTGTCTCGTAACCCGGAAACAAACCGCGCTTCCGGTTCTTCGGCACAGGTAATCGATGGGATCGAGCATGCAGTCAAAGACGGCATGGACGTGATCAACCTGTCGCTTGGTTCCGATTCGGAGAAAAATGTGAATTCCCCGGATTCCGTAGCGATCAACAATGCTGTACTGAGTGGTGTAACGGCAGTTGTAGCGAATGGTAATGCGGCTGCGGCTGGATATTACTACTATTCGATGGGTTCACCAGCAAGTGCACAGCTTGCGATCTCGGTTGGCGCATCGTCCACACCGTATTCCCTGTACACAGCAACAGTAACGGCTTCTGTCTATGGTGATAAACCAGCAGCTGCTTCCGCAGGCTCCAATGTGAACTATTTGGATGGCAACGGTCCAACCGTCAGCCAGAATGTATATGATGATGAGCAAAGCTATGGTCTGAACGTTATGGGCTGGCATGTTGCTCAAGAGGACTTTGCTTCTATTCTCGGCACAAAAGCACTGGATGGTGTCTTTGTTGGTCTGGGTGCAGATGCCGACTATGAAGGCAAGGATGTAAAAGGCAAAGTGGTACTCGTATCGCGCGGTAATCTGCCATTCGTGGACAAAATGACGAATGCACATAAATATGGCGCGAAAGCGATCATCATTTTCAACGGTAACGCTAAAGCAAGCAATGCCAACGAAGCTGATCTGTCGGAAAGTATCTCCGGTCGTGACGGTCATATTGGTTCCACTGCCTTTATCGGTGAAGGATTCGATTATGTACCAACCTTCGATCTGGCAGGTAAAGAAGGACGTGCACTGGCACGCAAAGCGCTGAATAACGATGGTGAAGTATCCTTTACCTTTGGCAGCAGTTATCCGAAAACCGAAGTGCCGGGCGACTATATGGCAGACTTCAGTTCCCGTGGTCCGAACCAAGATGGACTGCTCGGTATTAAACCGGATGTATCTGCACCGGGTGTAGGTATCCGTTCGTCGATTCCGGCTTATGGGAAATACATCAAAGACGCATCCTATAGCGAAGCGTATGAGCGTGAAAATGGTACAAGTATGGCTTCTCCGCACGTAGCCGGTATGGCAGTGCTGTTGAAGCAGGAGCATCCAAACTGGTCGCCATTTGATATCCGTGCAGCACTCGCTAATACCGCGGATAATCTGTCCGATCCAGATGGTACACCGTATGATGTGTATTCCCAAGGTGCAGGCCGTGCCAATGTCGGCTCTGCTGTGTATACACCAGCTGTTCTGCAAACGGTAGAAGATATTACGATTTTGGATAAAAACTGGAACAAAACCAAAGTGACCAACTATAACCCTTCCGCAGCTTTTGGCGTCATTACAGCGGGCGGCAACGCAGTAGATAAAACATTGCAACTGAAAAATACGTCCGGTTCGTCCGTTACGTACAAAGCAAGCGTGAAGCTGCACGCCGATGTAACATCCGATCCGTATGCACCAACAGCTACACCGGATGTAAGTAACATCACAGCTACGCTGAAAGGCGTGAATGCAGATGGTTCCGTAACAGCTGCTGCTGGTCAAGCATCGCAATTCGCATTGTCGGTACAAGCGTCCGCTGCTGCGGCAGAAGGTCCATACGAAGGCGAAGTGGTACTGACAGCAAGTGGATATCCAACCCTGCATCTGCCATTCGTGGCTCATGTCGGCAAAGATGATCCAGACAGCGGACTGGGTCTGCAAGAAGTAACTGTCAGCGAACCGAAAATTACGCTGAATGGCAAACAGGACTCGACAGATGTAGGTTTCCGCCTGTTGACCAGTGACACCAATGTACTGGAACTGTACGCTTACAACTTGGAAGATGAATATGTAGGTACACTGGCACAAGCGACACAGACACCAACAGAACAAGGATACCCTGTGTTTGCACCAGGACATTATCAATTCAGCAATGTTGATAACGTCTATATCGGTCAAGACGCAGCAGGCAAGCCAGTTTATAAAGTTCTAGGCAAAGGCGTATACAAGCTGGAACTGGTTGCTTACAATATGGATGCCAATGGTACTGTGAATCAAAGCTCGATCAAACGCGCGTATGCTTCTTACCGCATTGATGCTACCGAGAAAGATCGTGTGAATACTGCAGCTAGAGCGTTCAACTACATTCTGGATGGCAACAACGTATTGGGTCAGCCAGTACTGAATCTGCCGCAGGATAACCGTTTGACCTATACTGTTGTATCGAGCAGCGATGTGAAATACGTAGACAATAAAGGTACACTGATCAAATATCCGTATACCGACTATCGTATCGCTCGTCTGCAAATTCAAATCACCTCCGCGTCCGATCCGACTGTGAAAAAGACAGTAAATGCACTGGTGAAAATCAACAAACAAAAATAA
- a CDS encoding GbsR/MarR family transcriptional regulator: protein MSLDQLNENQLETIQKLRKRVIEVIGRNMDLYGISHSTGHLYGLLFFADRPMTLDEMGREMAMSKTSMSTGVRNLLDLHMVNKVWEKGSRKDLYEVEYDWYQTFTDFFVIKWRKAVESNLLILRKSVREIDRLITELDEVTVRDVLLEDKKKMQESIKYYLWLDRLIDVMEEGTIFDLVPREE from the coding sequence ATGAGCTTGGACCAATTAAATGAAAATCAGCTGGAAACTATACAAAAGTTGCGAAAGCGAGTGATCGAGGTCATCGGTCGCAATATGGATCTGTACGGGATTTCGCATTCGACAGGTCATCTATATGGCTTGCTTTTCTTCGCCGATCGTCCTATGACACTGGATGAAATGGGACGCGAGATGGCGATGAGCAAAACGAGCATGAGTACCGGTGTACGGAATTTGCTGGATCTGCATATGGTCAACAAAGTATGGGAAAAAGGCTCGCGTAAAGACTTATATGAAGTGGAATATGATTGGTATCAGACGTTTACCGACTTCTTCGTAATCAAATGGCGGAAGGCGGTCGAGAGTAATTTGCTGATTCTACGCAAATCTGTACGTGAGATCGACCGATTGATTACGGAATTGGACGAAGTGACCGTACGCGATGTACTACTAGAGGATAAGAAGAAAATGCAAGAATCGATCAAATACTACCTCTGGCTGGATCGTTTGATCGATGTGATGGAGGAAGGAACGATCTTTGATCTTGTTCCGCGCGAAGAGTAG
- a CDS encoding alpha-N-arabinofuranosidase translates to MVNMNVNTNETKGIISRYIHGQFAEHLGRCIYEGLWVGTESPIPNTDGIRNDVLEALKKLHIPVLRWPGGCFADEYHWKDGVGPLEERARMVNSHWGGVEENNHFGTHEFLRLCELLDTEPYISGNVGSGTVHEMQQWVEYMTQDGTSPMADWRRRNGRDEPWKITYFGVGNENWGCGGNMRPEYYADLYRHYSTYVRNYGDNQVYKIACGPNVDDYKWTEVLMREAAHLMDGLSLHHYTIPSGEFFPVKGEAVGFSETEWFRTLKNTLFMEELIIKHSKIMDKYDPDKRVGLIIDEWGIWTDVEPGTNPGFLYQQNTIRDALVAGVNLNLFYKYADRVKMANIAQMVNVLQSMVLTEGDRMLLTPTYHVFDLYQVHQDSERLDLQLDSPAYEYGAQSIPKISAAASRDAQGHIHITVCNLSHNESESFQCKLDGDGSYTATAQIIAGDALDAHNTFDQPDRVAPQPLEVALSADGVLSFELPAASVAAITLSQS, encoded by the coding sequence ATGGTTAATATGAATGTGAACACAAATGAAACAAAGGGCATTATTAGTCGTTATATTCATGGTCAATTTGCCGAGCATCTGGGACGCTGTATTTATGAAGGATTGTGGGTTGGTACAGAGTCCCCTATTCCTAATACAGACGGTATTCGCAATGATGTTTTGGAAGCGCTTAAAAAATTACATATTCCGGTGCTTCGCTGGCCGGGTGGTTGCTTTGCCGATGAATATCACTGGAAAGATGGCGTTGGCCCACTGGAAGAACGCGCACGCATGGTCAACAGCCACTGGGGCGGCGTGGAGGAAAATAACCATTTCGGTACGCATGAATTCCTGCGTCTGTGTGAATTGCTGGATACCGAGCCGTACATTAGCGGCAATGTAGGCAGCGGTACTGTACACGAAATGCAGCAATGGGTCGAATATATGACCCAAGACGGTACATCACCAATGGCAGACTGGCGCCGTCGCAATGGGCGTGACGAGCCATGGAAGATCACCTACTTTGGCGTTGGGAACGAGAACTGGGGCTGTGGTGGCAATATGCGTCCTGAATATTACGCCGATCTATACCGCCATTACTCCACCTATGTACGCAACTACGGCGACAATCAAGTGTATAAAATCGCCTGTGGTCCTAACGTCGACGATTACAAATGGACAGAAGTGCTGATGCGCGAAGCCGCTCACCTAATGGATGGTCTGAGCCTCCACCATTATACAATACCAAGCGGTGAATTTTTCCCAGTCAAAGGAGAAGCCGTAGGATTCAGTGAAACCGAATGGTTCCGCACCCTGAAAAATACACTGTTCATGGAAGAATTGATCATTAAACACTCCAAAATTATGGATAAATATGATCCTGATAAACGAGTCGGTCTGATCATCGACGAATGGGGAATCTGGACGGATGTGGAACCCGGCACCAATCCGGGATTCCTGTATCAGCAAAATACAATTCGCGACGCTCTAGTTGCTGGCGTTAATCTCAATCTGTTCTACAAATACGCTGATCGTGTCAAAATGGCGAATATTGCTCAAATGGTCAATGTACTGCAATCGATGGTGCTGACCGAAGGCGACCGTATGCTGCTCACGCCGACGTACCATGTATTCGATCTGTATCAAGTGCATCAGGACAGCGAACGATTGGATCTGCAATTGGATAGCCCAGCATACGAATATGGCGCCCAATCCATTCCTAAAATCAGCGCTGCCGCTTCCCGTGATGCACAAGGTCATATTCATATCACCGTCTGCAATCTGAGCCATAACGAATCCGAATCGTTCCAATGTAAGCTGGATGGTGACGGGTCGTACACAGCCACTGCACAAATCATTGCTGGCGATGCACTTGATGCTCACAATACCTTTGACCAGCCAGATCGCGTTGCCCCACAACCATTGGAAGTTGCGCTATCTGCAGACGGCGTATTGAGCTTTGAACTGCCCGCAGCTTCGGTAGCAGCGATTACTCTTTCCCAGTCTTGA